Proteins co-encoded in one Pseudarthrobacter chlorophenolicus A6 genomic window:
- a CDS encoding metallophosphoesterase, with the protein MTMDTLVSRARTIGRGFAVTAGAGTVAGLAAFGYGLWEKNQFVLREETLPILPPGRDPFRILHLSDIHFVPGQDKKAAWLRSLAELRPDLVVNTGDNLSHIKAVDPLLAALKPLMEFPGVFVPGSNDYFAPTLKNPASYLMGPSKARPKPVALDWPRLRSGFGMGGWVDLTNRNQSLVLNGMRFDFSGVDDPHLNRERYAGWPRGTRNQDAKDHLRVAVIHAPYQRVLDHFTGEGADLLLAGHTHGGQLCIPGYGALVSNCDLPTWRAKGLNDWQSNGRTTPVNVSGGIGTSRFAPVRIACRPEAVLLTLTSPS; encoded by the coding sequence ATGACCATGGACACATTGGTAAGCCGCGCCCGGACAATCGGGCGCGGCTTTGCCGTCACCGCAGGAGCAGGGACGGTGGCCGGGCTGGCCGCCTTCGGGTACGGCCTGTGGGAGAAGAACCAGTTCGTCCTGCGTGAAGAGACGCTGCCCATCCTTCCCCCGGGCAGGGACCCGTTCCGCATCCTGCACCTCAGCGATATCCACTTCGTTCCGGGCCAGGACAAGAAAGCTGCCTGGCTCCGGTCGCTGGCGGAACTCCGTCCGGACCTCGTAGTGAACACCGGCGACAACCTCAGCCACATCAAGGCCGTGGATCCGCTCCTGGCGGCCCTCAAGCCGCTGATGGAATTCCCGGGCGTCTTTGTCCCGGGTTCCAACGACTACTTCGCCCCCACGCTGAAGAACCCGGCGTCGTACCTGATGGGTCCGTCCAAGGCCCGGCCCAAGCCGGTGGCCCTTGACTGGCCGCGGCTGCGGTCCGGCTTCGGAATGGGCGGCTGGGTGGACCTGACCAACCGGAACCAGTCGCTGGTCCTGAACGGCATGCGCTTCGATTTCTCCGGCGTGGATGATCCCCACCTTAACCGGGAACGCTACGCCGGCTGGCCCCGCGGAACCCGGAACCAGGACGCCAAGGACCACCTCCGGGTGGCCGTCATCCACGCGCCCTACCAGCGGGTGCTGGACCACTTCACGGGCGAGGGCGCAGACCTTCTGCTGGCCGGACACACGCACGGCGGGCAGCTGTGCATCCCCGGCTACGGTGCGCTCGTCTCCAATTGCGACCTCCCCACCTGGCGCGCCAAGGGCCTGAACGATTGGCAGAGCAACGGACGTACGACGCCGGTGAACGTCTCCGGCGGCATCGGCACCTCGCGCTTTGCTCCAGTCAGGATCGCTTGCCGGCCCGAGGCCGTCCTGCTGACCCTCACCTCGCCCTCCTGA
- a CDS encoding molybdopterin-dependent oxidoreductase, which produces MTTLRNRLTGPAPLAALAGVVAAAVVLAVAELLGAFFTARATPLFALGSTFIDFTPGWLKDFAIATFGTNDKAALFVGMGLTITVLACVLGIVAFRNWALGVLGVLFMGAVIVACVVTRAGVSAVDAIPAVLGTLAGVAVLRFLVNRVQALKAWPEAPADLAYDADARVRDEGSSRRRFFAAAGITAVAAGVAATGGRLLGAARSNIAKAREALQLPTPATAAPPIPAGVQSPVDGAPPWVTPNNDFYRIDTALSVPEINADDWELRVHGLVEQEVRLTFQDLLDADLIESHVTLTCVSNPVGGNLAGNAKWLGLPLREVLKRAKPKDGADMVLSTSIDGFSASTPLEVLQDGRDAMLAIGMNGEPLPLEHGYPVRMVVPGLYGFVSATKWVVDLEVTRFADSKAYWTERGWSERGPIKTMARVDVPKSFAKVPAGKVAVGGTAWAQTRGITKVEIQIDNADWVEATLSTEASLVTWRQWSYEWDATPGPHYIKVRATDGTGEVQTEQRADPVPDGASGWQSVMVTVE; this is translated from the coding sequence ATGACAACGCTACGGAACCGCCTCACTGGACCCGCTCCCCTGGCTGCGCTGGCAGGTGTGGTGGCTGCCGCCGTCGTACTGGCCGTGGCGGAGCTGCTCGGCGCCTTCTTCACCGCCCGCGCCACACCGCTCTTTGCCCTTGGCTCCACCTTCATTGATTTCACTCCGGGGTGGCTGAAGGATTTTGCCATCGCCACGTTCGGCACCAATGACAAGGCGGCCCTGTTCGTGGGCATGGGCCTGACCATCACCGTCCTGGCCTGCGTTTTGGGTATTGTGGCGTTCCGCAATTGGGCCTTGGGCGTCCTGGGCGTCCTGTTCATGGGCGCGGTGATCGTGGCGTGCGTGGTGACCCGCGCGGGTGTTTCGGCCGTTGATGCCATCCCCGCCGTCCTGGGAACCCTCGCGGGTGTTGCGGTGCTCCGTTTCCTGGTGAACCGGGTACAGGCCCTGAAGGCCTGGCCCGAGGCGCCGGCAGACCTGGCGTACGACGCCGACGCACGGGTTAGGGACGAAGGCAGCAGCCGCCGGCGGTTCTTTGCCGCGGCCGGGATCACCGCTGTTGCGGCCGGCGTCGCAGCCACGGGAGGCCGGTTGCTCGGTGCCGCGCGCAGCAACATCGCCAAGGCACGCGAAGCGCTCCAGCTCCCCACACCGGCAACGGCCGCCCCGCCCATTCCGGCCGGCGTCCAGTCGCCCGTGGACGGGGCTCCGCCCTGGGTGACCCCCAACAACGACTTCTACCGCATCGACACCGCCTTGAGCGTTCCCGAAATCAACGCTGACGACTGGGAACTGAGGGTCCACGGCCTGGTGGAACAAGAGGTGCGCCTGACGTTCCAGGACCTGCTCGACGCCGACCTCATCGAATCGCATGTGACGCTCACCTGCGTCTCGAACCCGGTGGGCGGGAACCTGGCCGGCAACGCGAAGTGGCTGGGGCTGCCGCTCCGGGAGGTGCTGAAGCGGGCCAAGCCCAAGGACGGCGCCGACATGGTCCTCTCCACCTCCATCGACGGCTTCAGTGCGTCCACACCCCTGGAAGTGCTGCAGGACGGCAGGGACGCCATGCTGGCCATCGGCATGAACGGCGAGCCGCTGCCCCTGGAGCATGGCTACCCGGTGCGGATGGTGGTTCCGGGCCTGTACGGGTTCGTCTCCGCCACCAAGTGGGTGGTGGACCTGGAGGTCACCCGGTTCGCGGACAGCAAGGCGTACTGGACCGAGCGCGGCTGGTCAGAACGCGGCCCCATCAAGACCATGGCGCGGGTTGACGTGCCCAAGTCCTTCGCCAAGGTCCCCGCCGGGAAGGTTGCCGTGGGCGGCACCGCCTGGGCCCAGACCCGGGGCATCACCAAAGTGGAAATCCAGATCGACAACGCGGACTGGGTGGAGGCCACGCTGTCCACCGAGGCCTCCCTGGTGACCTGGCGGCAGTGGTCCTACGAATGGGATGCCACGCCGGGTCCCCACTACATCAAGGTCCGCGCCACGGACGGCACGGGCGAAGTGCAGACGGAGCAGCGCGCGGACCCCGTCCCGGACGGCGCCTCGGGCTGGCAGTCGGTGATGGTCACGGTGGAGTGA
- a CDS encoding ABC transporter ATP-binding protein: MAKQTPFFRSISRLYPHVRPIIPRLLLGLLCALMASIVALTIPQVLRVLVNESLKPGGASDAVWISAGVILVLGVAEAGLVALRRQFVINPATTVETRMRVSLYDHLQDLTVSFHDRWGSGQLLSRAMTDLNFLRRWMAFGAIMLVVTTLTVIIGIVAMFSMSWQLALIFLAAAVPITINSFRFRTRFSKVARRSQDQAGDLATTVEESVHGIRVLKAFGRSREALENFNEQAEELRQTEIEKARHQATFTMVVTLLPELALGAGLVVGVLLCTSGQLSIGSLVAFFATAAVIASPVEFSGMLLAMALTAKTAIDRHYEVMDTQNTITSPPQPRTPAALAGALRFNNASFAFEDAPEKPILKNINLEVRPGETMALVGITGSGKSALIQLAPRLYDVSDGSITIDGVDLKEFDVGELRQVVGVAFEDTTLFSNSVRDNVLLGARDRTDDVLEEALDVAQAHFAHSLPDGVDTLIGEEGLSLSGGQRQRIALARAIAARPRVLVLDDPLSALDVHTEELVEARLREVLKDTTTLIVAHRPSTVALADRVALLEDGRIAAVGTHTELLASNDHYRYVIASLDQEPRDLDSELSELEDQAEEVTR, encoded by the coding sequence ATGGCGAAGCAAACTCCATTTTTCAGGTCAATCAGCCGTCTCTACCCCCATGTCCGGCCCATCATCCCCCGGCTGCTGCTCGGGCTCCTCTGCGCACTGATGGCCAGCATCGTGGCGCTCACCATCCCGCAGGTCCTGCGGGTGCTGGTCAACGAATCGCTGAAGCCCGGCGGCGCCTCCGATGCTGTGTGGATTTCGGCCGGCGTCATCCTGGTCCTGGGCGTGGCTGAAGCTGGCCTGGTGGCGTTGCGCCGTCAGTTCGTCATCAATCCTGCCACCACCGTGGAAACCCGGATGCGGGTGTCGCTTTACGACCACCTTCAGGACCTGACCGTCTCGTTCCACGACCGGTGGGGTTCCGGGCAACTGCTGTCCCGCGCCATGACGGACCTGAACTTCCTCCGCCGGTGGATGGCCTTCGGCGCCATCATGCTGGTGGTCACCACACTGACGGTCATCATCGGTATCGTTGCCATGTTCTCCATGAGCTGGCAGCTTGCCCTGATCTTCCTGGCCGCCGCGGTTCCCATCACTATCAACAGCTTCAGGTTCCGCACCCGCTTCAGCAAGGTTGCCCGGCGCAGCCAGGACCAGGCCGGCGACCTTGCCACCACCGTGGAGGAGTCTGTCCACGGCATCCGCGTCCTGAAAGCCTTCGGGCGCAGCCGGGAGGCGCTGGAAAACTTCAACGAGCAGGCAGAGGAACTCCGCCAGACAGAGATCGAAAAGGCCCGCCACCAGGCGACCTTCACGATGGTGGTCACCCTGCTGCCCGAGCTCGCCCTGGGAGCCGGGCTGGTGGTCGGCGTCCTGCTCTGCACCAGCGGCCAGCTCAGCATCGGTTCGCTGGTTGCGTTCTTCGCCACGGCAGCGGTCATCGCCTCCCCCGTGGAGTTCTCCGGGATGCTGCTGGCCATGGCACTCACGGCCAAGACCGCCATCGACCGCCACTACGAGGTGATGGACACACAGAACACCATCACCAGCCCGCCCCAGCCCCGCACCCCCGCCGCGCTTGCCGGGGCGCTGCGCTTCAACAACGCGTCCTTCGCGTTCGAGGACGCTCCGGAGAAACCCATCCTGAAGAACATCAACCTTGAGGTCCGGCCGGGTGAGACCATGGCGCTGGTGGGCATCACCGGCAGCGGCAAGAGCGCCCTGATCCAGCTGGCCCCCCGCCTGTACGACGTCAGCGACGGTTCCATCACCATCGACGGCGTGGACCTGAAGGAGTTCGACGTCGGAGAGCTCCGCCAGGTGGTGGGCGTGGCCTTCGAGGACACCACGCTCTTCTCCAACTCTGTCCGGGACAACGTCCTCCTGGGCGCCCGGGATCGGACGGACGACGTCCTCGAGGAGGCGCTGGACGTTGCCCAGGCACACTTCGCGCACTCCCTGCCCGACGGCGTGGACACGCTCATCGGCGAGGAAGGGCTCAGCCTCTCCGGCGGGCAGCGCCAGCGGATCGCCCTGGCGCGTGCCATTGCCGCCCGGCCCCGCGTCCTGGTGCTCGATGACCCGCTCTCCGCACTGGATGTGCACACCGAGGAGTTGGTGGAGGCACGCCTTCGCGAGGTCCTGAAGGACACCACCACGCTGATCGTGGCGCACCGCCCCTCCACCGTGGCGCTGGCAGACCGGGTGGCCCTGCTGGAGGACGGCCGGATCGCTGCCGTGGGGACACACACCGAACTGCTGGCAAGCAACGACCACTACCGCTACGTCATCGCCAGCCTGGACCAGGAGCCGCGGGACCTGGACTCCGAACTGTCGGAGCTTGAGGACCAGGCCGAGGAAGTGACCCGATGA
- a CDS encoding asparaginase: MPHNPHATFTVDSAVELAVIERSGFVESRHIGSAVLLSADGSVVTELGDINTPIYARSALKPFQALASMQSGVPLRGAQVAIACGSHTGSLDHMDVVAGMLKAAGVREDQLQCPEAWPQDETARNWLVRSEKGKSRLAFNCSGKHAAFLWACTENGWDTHSYLEPNHPLQQRVRSVIEEYTGEKIAHLGIDGCGAPVAALSLKGLARGYSLLAKAPGDQSSNARAATIATSMLDYPWAVQGRGEANTLVMDELEVIAKIGAEGVLAMATPQGVSVAVKILDGNLRATSLVALTLLAAAGAVEIPGVASVLEKVVEPVLGGGHPVGRIRLGPAVSALLD; this comes from the coding sequence ATGCCGCACAATCCCCACGCCACCTTTACCGTGGACTCCGCCGTCGAACTGGCCGTGATCGAGCGCAGCGGCTTTGTGGAGTCCCGGCACATCGGCTCGGCTGTCCTTCTTTCCGCTGACGGATCCGTGGTGACGGAGCTGGGCGACATCAACACCCCTATCTACGCGAGGTCGGCCCTCAAGCCGTTCCAGGCCCTTGCCTCCATGCAGTCCGGCGTCCCGCTGCGGGGCGCCCAAGTGGCCATTGCCTGCGGCAGCCACACGGGTTCACTGGACCACATGGACGTGGTGGCCGGAATGCTGAAGGCCGCCGGTGTGCGGGAGGACCAGCTGCAGTGCCCCGAAGCGTGGCCGCAGGACGAAACGGCGCGGAACTGGCTGGTCCGCTCCGAGAAGGGCAAATCCCGGCTGGCCTTCAACTGTTCCGGCAAGCACGCCGCGTTCCTCTGGGCCTGCACCGAAAATGGCTGGGACACGCACAGCTACCTTGAGCCGAACCATCCGCTGCAGCAGCGGGTGCGGAGCGTCATCGAGGAATACACCGGCGAGAAGATCGCGCACCTGGGCATCGATGGCTGCGGCGCCCCGGTGGCGGCCCTGTCCCTGAAGGGGCTGGCACGGGGGTACTCCCTCCTGGCCAAGGCCCCAGGCGACCAAAGCTCCAACGCCCGCGCCGCCACGATTGCCACGTCCATGCTCGATTACCCATGGGCGGTGCAGGGCCGCGGCGAGGCGAACACCCTGGTGATGGATGAGCTGGAGGTCATCGCCAAGATCGGTGCGGAGGGCGTGCTTGCCATGGCCACCCCGCAGGGCGTCTCGGTGGCCGTCAAGATCCTCGACGGGAACCTGCGAGCCACCTCCCTGGTGGCGCTGACGCTGCTGGCCGCTGCCGGTGCCGTCGAAATCCCGGGCGTGGCCAGCGTCCTTGAAAAGGTAGTGGAGCCCGTGCTGGGCGGCGGCCACCCCGTGGGCAGGATCCGCCTGGGCCCGGCGGTTTCCGCGCTCCTGGACTGA
- a CDS encoding phosphoribosylaminoimidazolesuccinocarboxamide synthase, with translation MSENPASRGFNSASTLDLPGWTHVYSGKVRDLYEPADESVKERVGQDCVLVVASDRISAYDHVLSSEIPDKGRILTQLSLWWFEQLGVEHHVLGSTVEDGVPAEVEGRAMICKKLDMFPVECIARGYLTGSGLLEYRASGTVCNIPLPDGLVDGSRLEHAIFTPSAKAAVGEHDENITYDAVVALVGDDIAARLSELTLKIYTTAEKIARERGIILADTKVEFGYDAVSGSITLGDEVLTPDSSRFWDAATYQPGQAQPSYDKQYVRDWLTSAESGWDKASDTPPPALPAEVVDRTRSRYVEAYEKITGRTFA, from the coding sequence ATGAGCGAAAATCCCGCATCCCGCGGCTTTAACAGTGCCAGCACCCTGGACCTGCCGGGCTGGACCCACGTCTACTCGGGCAAGGTCCGCGACCTGTATGAGCCCGCCGATGAGTCCGTCAAGGAGCGCGTGGGCCAGGACTGCGTGCTGGTGGTGGCCAGCGACAGGATCAGCGCCTACGACCATGTGCTCTCCAGCGAAATCCCGGACAAGGGCCGCATCCTTACCCAGCTGAGCCTGTGGTGGTTCGAACAGTTGGGCGTGGAGCACCACGTCCTGGGCTCCACTGTCGAAGACGGCGTCCCCGCCGAGGTCGAGGGCAGGGCCATGATCTGCAAGAAGCTGGACATGTTCCCGGTGGAATGCATCGCCCGCGGCTACCTCACAGGGTCCGGGCTGCTGGAATACCGGGCGTCCGGCACTGTCTGCAACATCCCGCTCCCGGACGGGCTGGTGGACGGTTCCCGGCTGGAGCACGCCATTTTCACGCCGTCGGCGAAGGCCGCTGTGGGCGAGCACGATGAAAACATCACCTACGACGCCGTGGTGGCGCTGGTGGGCGACGACATCGCGGCCCGGCTCAGCGAACTGACCCTGAAGATCTACACCACCGCGGAGAAGATTGCCCGCGAGCGTGGCATCATCCTGGCCGACACCAAGGTGGAATTCGGCTATGACGCCGTCTCCGGTTCCATCACGCTGGGTGACGAGGTGCTGACGCCGGACTCCTCACGCTTCTGGGATGCCGCCACCTATCAGCCGGGCCAGGCCCAGCCGTCCTACGACAAGCAGTACGTCCGCGACTGGCTGACGTCCGCCGAGTCCGGCTGGGACAAGGCCTCGGATACGCCGCCGCCGGCGCTGCCGGCCGAAGTGGTGGACCGCACCCGCAGCCGCTACGTGGAGGCGTACGAGAAGATCACGGGCAGGACTTTCGCCTGA
- the purD gene encoding phosphoribosylamine--glycine ligase, giving the protein MKVLVIGPGGREHAIVRSLLADPNVSEVHAAPGNAGISKLVPTHKINGNDPDAVAKLATKLAVDLVVVGPEAPLAAGVSDAVREAGIPVFGPSKAAAQLEASKAFAKEIMAEAGVPTAMALVATTAEEAASALDTFGAPYVVKDDGLAAGKGVVVTRNRDEALAHAQSCFDAGGSVVIEEFLDGPEVSLFVLCDGHNTVALSPAQDFKRIFDNDEGPNTGGMGAYTPLEWAPEGLVQEVIDRVAQPTVNEMARRGTPFVGVLFVGLALTSRGTRVIEFNVRFGDPETQAVLARLKTPLGSLLLSAAKGELDTAEELRWAKETAVAVVVASENYPDTPRAGDRIRGLKKAEALDGVHVIHAGTALDDDGKVVSAGGRVLAVVALGSDLVEARERAYDGVELVQLDGGQFRSDIGRKAARGEIKVPYAATGALPITKAKA; this is encoded by the coding sequence GTGAAGGTACTCGTCATCGGCCCCGGAGGCCGCGAACACGCCATTGTCCGCTCCCTGCTCGCCGACCCCAACGTGTCCGAGGTCCATGCAGCACCCGGTAACGCCGGCATCAGCAAGCTGGTCCCCACACACAAGATCAACGGCAACGATCCCGACGCCGTCGCGAAGCTGGCCACCAAGCTGGCGGTCGACCTCGTGGTGGTGGGCCCCGAAGCCCCGCTGGCTGCAGGCGTTTCCGATGCTGTCCGTGAGGCAGGCATTCCCGTGTTCGGCCCCAGCAAGGCCGCAGCGCAGCTCGAAGCGTCCAAGGCGTTCGCCAAGGAGATCATGGCTGAGGCAGGTGTGCCCACGGCCATGGCCCTGGTGGCCACCACCGCCGAAGAGGCCGCATCCGCACTGGACACCTTCGGCGCGCCCTACGTGGTCAAGGACGACGGCCTGGCCGCCGGCAAGGGAGTGGTGGTCACCCGGAACCGCGACGAAGCTCTGGCGCACGCGCAGTCCTGCTTCGACGCCGGCGGTTCCGTGGTGATCGAGGAATTCCTCGACGGCCCCGAGGTATCCCTCTTCGTCCTCTGCGACGGGCACAACACGGTGGCGCTTTCGCCCGCCCAGGACTTCAAGCGCATCTTCGACAACGACGAAGGCCCCAACACCGGCGGCATGGGCGCTTACACCCCGCTGGAATGGGCCCCCGAAGGCCTCGTCCAGGAAGTCATCGACCGCGTGGCCCAGCCCACCGTCAACGAGATGGCCCGCCGCGGCACGCCTTTCGTCGGCGTCCTGTTCGTCGGCCTGGCGCTGACCTCACGCGGCACACGGGTCATCGAATTCAACGTCCGCTTCGGAGACCCTGAGACCCAGGCCGTCCTGGCGCGGCTGAAGACACCGCTCGGCTCTTTGCTGCTCTCCGCCGCCAAGGGCGAACTGGACACCGCGGAAGAGTTGCGCTGGGCGAAGGAGACCGCTGTCGCCGTCGTCGTCGCGTCCGAAAACTACCCCGACACTCCGCGCGCCGGGGACCGGATCCGCGGCCTGAAGAAGGCCGAGGCCTTGGACGGCGTGCACGTCATCCACGCCGGAACGGCGCTGGACGACGACGGCAAGGTAGTTTCCGCCGGCGGGCGCGTCCTGGCGGTGGTCGCCCTGGGCAGTGACCTGGTGGAGGCGCGCGAACGCGCCTACGACGGCGTGGAGCTGGTCCAGCTGGACGGCGGACAGTTCCGCAGCGACATTGGCCGCAAGGCTGCCCGCGGCGAAATCAAGGTGCCGTACGCCGCCACGGGTGCGCTGCCCATCACGAAAGCGAAGGCCTAG
- a CDS encoding helix-turn-helix domain-containing protein, whose translation MGNGFGEKLRAERLERGLTQAELGKDLYSPSYISLLETGRREPTAEVIEELARRLELAPKALEAWSQPISVSDAEYVLAGLYARQAWDLRDYPLAASHAATAAQIALDGRNTSAWWNMTYMQAECLIKQGNWQECQRIMQHLLEHPMATESAGLAVRARQMLAGICQGQGQLGAAVDHALEAVKLCAQLPKGSTLIIGAHRALIGALAESGRLDEAWKYCQDMNDQVDEHSMSQLAGEVAWVIGNVAFMRHDYQEGIKHHERAARLLSPANDIELWARFNKASAAVRLSSGIVEPETLSSIERAELALSIVGGNKSDQLEVAFIRARWLYLTGDIVAAVEKLREIHGERASLAKHTAGEVSLLLGKSLKAAGESEEALIHLQEAQKAFSAAGAADRVQQALDAVLEIKLAQRRAANAAKAS comes from the coding sequence GTGGGCAACGGATTCGGGGAGAAGCTCCGCGCGGAGCGTCTCGAACGGGGGCTGACGCAGGCTGAACTGGGCAAGGACCTGTATTCACCCAGCTACATCTCACTGCTCGAAACCGGCCGGAGGGAACCCACGGCCGAAGTGATCGAGGAGCTGGCACGCAGGCTGGAGCTGGCACCCAAGGCACTGGAAGCCTGGAGCCAGCCGATTTCGGTCAGCGATGCCGAATACGTCCTGGCCGGCCTGTACGCCCGGCAGGCCTGGGACCTGCGGGACTATCCGCTGGCCGCCAGCCACGCCGCCACAGCCGCGCAGATCGCGCTGGATGGCAGGAACACCAGCGCCTGGTGGAACATGACCTACATGCAGGCGGAATGCCTGATCAAGCAGGGCAACTGGCAGGAATGCCAGCGCATCATGCAGCACCTCCTGGAGCACCCCATGGCCACCGAATCGGCCGGCCTCGCCGTCCGTGCCCGCCAGATGCTCGCCGGTATCTGCCAGGGCCAGGGCCAGCTCGGCGCCGCGGTGGACCATGCCTTGGAAGCCGTCAAACTCTGCGCACAGCTGCCTAAGGGCTCCACCCTCATCATCGGCGCACACCGGGCCCTGATCGGCGCCCTCGCGGAGAGCGGCCGGCTGGATGAGGCCTGGAAGTACTGCCAGGACATGAATGACCAAGTGGATGAACACTCCATGTCGCAGCTGGCCGGCGAGGTTGCCTGGGTGATTGGCAACGTGGCCTTCATGCGCCACGACTACCAGGAGGGCATCAAGCACCACGAGCGCGCAGCCCGCCTGCTCTCCCCCGCGAACGACATCGAACTGTGGGCACGGTTCAACAAGGCCTCCGCCGCCGTACGGCTCTCCTCGGGGATCGTGGAACCGGAAACCCTGTCATCCATCGAGCGCGCCGAGCTGGCCCTGTCCATCGTGGGCGGCAACAAGTCGGACCAACTGGAGGTTGCCTTCATCCGCGCCCGGTGGCTGTACCTGACCGGGGACATTGTGGCCGCCGTGGAAAAGCTCCGCGAAATTCATGGCGAAAGGGCCTCACTGGCCAAACACACCGCTGGCGAGGTTTCGCTCCTGCTGGGCAAGTCCCTCAAGGCCGCCGGTGAGTCGGAGGAAGCCCTGATCCACCTCCAGGAAGCGCAGAAGGCCTTCAGTGCCGCAGGTGCGGCGGACCGCGTCCAGCAGGCACTGGACGCGGTCCTGGAGATCAAGCTGGCCCAGAGGCGGGCCGCCAACGCTGCGAAGGCCAGCTAG
- a CDS encoding ABC transporter ATP-binding protein, producing the protein MSTATFGTANEDNAHLSKSDSRAVRRRSLALLRSLIRPVRVRFWLTIAMVVLSQAARVAGPALIAFGIDRALPALQAGDNLPLVFTGVAYLLAAVATAGLTALYVTSTARLSQAMLLDLRVRVFRHTQRLSLEFHEKYTSGRIIARQTSDLEALRELLDSGVSSLASGLLFMVFTAVTVFALDWRSGLLVLAAGVPMFFLARWYQKHSQIAFRESRVVSARLIVHFVETMTGIRAVKAFRKERENAETYGQLAEDYRKVTVRSINLNGIFQPGLVLIGNVCVAVVLLFGGFRVLTGDLAVGVLLALILSTKRFFQPVDQMAMFYNSFQSAQAALEKVSGLLEEVPTVRPPKNPVALENARGGIDFNGVEFRYGSGPLVVPRLDLHIPAGQTVALVGQTGAGKSTLAKLIARFYDVTSGTLTLDGVDLRDLSSTDLRRNIVMVTQEAFLFSGSVADNIALGRPEASREEIEDAAKAVGAHNFILQLPEGYDTDVNKRGGRVSSGQRQLISFARAFLARPAVLILDEATSSLDIPSERLVQTGLARLLAGSDSAGRTALIIAHRLSTVETADRVLVVHDGRIVEDGSPADLIGGGGRFADLHGAWKDSLV; encoded by the coding sequence ATGAGCACAGCAACGTTCGGTACCGCCAACGAAGACAACGCCCATCTCAGCAAGAGCGACAGCCGCGCAGTACGGCGGCGCTCGCTCGCCCTGCTGCGCTCACTCATCCGCCCTGTCCGGGTACGGTTCTGGCTGACCATCGCCATGGTGGTCCTCTCCCAGGCAGCCCGCGTGGCAGGCCCCGCGCTGATCGCCTTCGGCATCGACCGCGCGCTGCCCGCCCTGCAGGCCGGAGACAACCTGCCCTTGGTATTCACCGGCGTCGCGTACCTGCTGGCAGCGGTGGCGACGGCGGGACTCACCGCCCTCTATGTCACCTCCACGGCGCGGCTCAGCCAGGCGATGCTGCTGGACCTGCGGGTGCGCGTGTTCCGGCACACCCAGCGGCTGAGCCTGGAGTTCCATGAGAAGTACACCTCGGGCAGGATCATCGCCCGGCAGACCTCTGACCTCGAGGCGCTCCGCGAACTCCTGGATTCGGGCGTCAGCTCGCTGGCCTCCGGGCTGCTGTTCATGGTGTTCACCGCGGTGACCGTCTTCGCCCTGGACTGGCGCAGCGGCCTGCTGGTCCTTGCCGCCGGCGTGCCGATGTTCTTCCTGGCCCGCTGGTACCAGAAGCACTCGCAGATAGCCTTCCGGGAGTCCCGGGTGGTGTCCGCCCGGCTGATCGTGCATTTCGTGGAGACCATGACCGGCATCCGCGCCGTGAAGGCCTTCCGGAAGGAGCGCGAGAACGCGGAGACCTACGGGCAGCTGGCCGAGGACTACCGCAAGGTGACGGTCCGCTCCATCAACCTGAACGGCATTTTCCAGCCGGGCCTGGTGCTGATCGGCAACGTCTGCGTGGCCGTGGTGCTGCTGTTCGGCGGCTTCCGGGTCCTCACCGGTGACCTCGCCGTCGGTGTCCTGCTGGCCCTGATCCTTTCCACGAAACGCTTCTTCCAACCCGTGGACCAGATGGCCATGTTCTACAACTCGTTCCAAAGCGCCCAGGCGGCCCTGGAAAAGGTCTCCGGCCTGCTGGAGGAGGTCCCCACCGTGCGGCCGCCGAAGAATCCGGTGGCCCTGGAAAACGCCCGCGGCGGGATCGACTTCAACGGCGTGGAGTTCCGCTACGGCTCCGGCCCGCTGGTGGTCCCCCGGCTGGACCTGCACATCCCCGCCGGGCAAACCGTGGCCCTGGTGGGCCAGACCGGCGCCGGAAAGTCCACGCTGGCCAAGCTGATCGCCCGCTTCTACGACGTCACTTCGGGGACACTGACCCTGGACGGGGTGGACCTGCGCGACCTCAGCAGCACGGACCTGCGCCGCAACATCGTCATGGTCACCCAGGAGGCCTTCCTGTTCAGCGGCTCGGTGGCGGACAACATTGCCCTGGGCCGTCCCGAGGCGTCGCGGGAGGAAATCGAGGACGCCGCCAAGGCCGTGGGTGCCCACAACTTCATCCTGCAGCTGCCCGAAGGCTACGACACGGACGTCAACAAGCGCGGCGGCCGGGTTTCCTCGGGCCAGCGGCAGCTGATCAGCTTCGCCCGGGCGTTCCTGGCCCGGCCGGCGGTGCTGATCCTGGACGAAGCCACCTCGTCCCTGGACATCCCCTCCGAGCGGCTGGTGCAGACCGGGCTGGCACGGCTGCTGGCAGGCAGCGATTCCGCCGGCAGGACCGCACTGATCATTGCCCACCGGCTGTCCACCGTGGAAACCGCGGACCGGGTGCTGGTGGTCCATGACGGCCGAATCGTGGAGGACGGCAGCCCGGCCGACCTGATCGGCGGCGGTGGCCGTTTTGCGGACCTGCATGGGGCGTGGAAGGACTCGCTGGTCTGA